From Podospora bellae-mahoneyi strain CBS 112042 chromosome 5, whole genome shotgun sequence:
TGTAAGTGAAAGACAGTTGTTTTGGTGAACTTGGGAATCGAACTCGGGCGTTTGCACTTGGTATTCCACTTTCCAGTGTAGGAACATTGGCGATCTTTTAAATAGGCTATTTACTATGGAAGTTGCGATAATATTAGTTTTTTCCATTTTGCGGTTGATATGTGGCCTGTGGGAGTTTTGGCCCAACTAAGCTTTGGAGGCCGATCAAGATTGACATCAGGGCCCAAGATCGGCACGCCAGAAATGTACGACTGTTTGGATTCACAGGCTCCCGCTACGGAAtataacaacaacaacaacaaggccaccatcgccgacctTGCTGCCGCGCCTGAGAGCgcccacctcgtcctcgcgCGCTGCGCGTGCGGTGATCTCCATCGGtgtcccaaacccccaatcGACCTTGTACCGTGATTTATCCAAATTTGGCTTACTACTTATAATAGCACTGTGCTGACTGAAGCTTAGGCAAGAGCAAAGAATGATattgggggggaaggataCGGTGGGGGCAGACCGCCGGCGGCGCTGGACGAGGTGGGCGCTTTTTCGGCAAGACGTTttgggctggctggcgtttTTTTGGCTCGCTCTGGCGAtttggggctggggttgggagtcCGGGTGGTGAtcgcggaggcggtggtagCGGTGCTGTTTTTTTTGGCGGACGTTTAGGGCTACAATCTTATATTTCTCCAATGCCCGGTGTGGGTGATATAGCTTCTGCTGTGCCGCAGGCCAGGCTGCCTGACGCAATGCAAAGGAATGATCAGATCACCGCTCTCTCACCCAGCTTGGCAAGATGCGGATGTAACGACcacgaagatgatgagagcGATCGGTCAAAACTTGCAGTCGATAGACAACAGCGACATGGTACCTAGATAGATTGTTTTTGCAGAGCTGGAAATAGATTATCGTGATAATGCGTAAACTGGGATCGCCGCCGGGTTTTATTTCTAAGTTTCAATGTTTATTTTCTATTGGCGCTTAGCGGCCAAGCCTAAAGTGTTGGAAGATCGAGGGGGTAGATGTAGAGATACCATAAGGAAATTCACCTCAGAATTTGGCAGAGAATTCATCCAGAATCGGCATCACATTTCCCTTGAATTGATTGAGTGGTTGTTCTCTCCAACGACACCGACGCCCCCCTGGCAATCTTGACACCAGTAACGATATACACCGGCACGCGGTATTTTCTCTCCGTCAAATACCCCTTTACATCATCCTGCTCCGACACCCGCTGTATATACTCCTCCGTCGCGACAAACTCTCCTGTTTCGAGCTCGGGGACTTGTATTACGTCGTTGGAGCCGCGCTCGAGGAATAAACCGAGGTGGGCGCCCATCAGAAGGttgaggccggcgaggagggtggtccAGAGGCCGAAGCggccggtgaggaggtcTTTCCGcgtggaggagaaggaagttattgttgttgggggtagCAGGTCTtcggggttgatggggagtCGCGATTTTCGGTTTAGGGGTATCAAGTCCGGGCTGAGGGGGTCAGGGAGGATGTcgccgaggcggagggaggagggggaggtggtgaagttgggggcTAAGATGTAGGTTTTCTTTGCCATTGGTGCGGTGGGAACGGTGACGGTAAGCGAAAGTTGGTTGGAATGGAGGTGgtaagggggggggggaaggggcggTAGAGCGTTTGTTGTGAGGAGTCTTGACGGTGAAATCGTTTGGTGCGGGGTGTTTTCTTGTCAGCTTTGGGGCTTACACCAATG
This genomic window contains:
- a CDS encoding hypothetical protein (EggNog:ENOG503P282), translated to MAKKTYILAPNFTTSPSSLRLGDILPDPLSPDLIPLNRKSRLPINPEDLLPPTTITSFSSTRKDLLTGRFGLWTTLLAGLNLLMGAHLGLFLERGSNDVIQVPELETGEFVATEEYIQRVSEQDDVKGYLTERKYRVPVYIVTGVKIARGASVSLERTTTQSIQGKCDADSG